Proteins found in one Massilia sp. H6 genomic segment:
- a CDS encoding transglycosylase domain-containing protein, producing the protein MPPPEPPDGPDSSGDTPPPAPRKRRLKFWLIGILLVLVAVLAAWAVREVRTSRLQAQIFAEIAADLNFRMDKGASPSIRFPAASPYDTRLGYANIPAYLQRLESRGYLIEAQARISPKMVEMADRGLYATYHEKTKVGLEILDCRAQPLFASRFPERFYHKFDDAPSLLVQSLLFIENRELLDPAYPRRNPAIEWDRFSKAVFDKTLSSVGLGGAGRVAGGSTLATQIEKYRHSPEGRTGSLEDKLIQMASATLRAYQDGEDTTRARRQIVLDYLNTVPLSAKPGYGEVNGIGDGMWVWYGRNFDQLSRMLKGPMDTTEAVTAYKEALSLMIAQRRPAYYLGAGEKDLETLTNSHLRVLAQANVISPQLRDAALKVQLHPAQGSGVAAPGADAFVSRKAANAVRNHLGYLVGDSRLYNLDRLDLSVVSTLDSQAQGAVTEALRKLSDAEHAKAAGLTGKGLLGNGDPAKVVYSFTLMERGEHVNYLRVQTDNYDQPLDINEGAKLDLGSTAKLRTLVTYLDIVDQLHKRFAPMDRIGLMAVELDAKDRMSQWALEYFRTLPEGADRGLAPMLAAAMERKYSANPGESFFTGGGLHTFGNFSRLDNSKIMTVTEALRQSTNLVFVRMMRDVVRYYMFQLPGSSAQLLADADDPRRADYLSRFADREGKDFLAKFWNKYKGKTPAEMETLLFSGVRPLASKLAAAHRTIAPNATEAQFAEFIEKSLPSANDMDPDRIPKMYRMYDPRNMSLADRGYVSSVHPLELWLVSYLRTHPKAGWTEVTGASVQERQEVYSWLFKTHRKHAQDKRIAGLLEVEAFLKIHAQWKKMGYPFDSLVPSYATTLGASADRPNSLAELMGIIVNGGVRKPVERIDSLHFAKDTPYETLVKRAKGGGKEQVLAPEVARAVADAIQGVVSDGTAKRVKTAFVQSDGSIIALGGKTGTGDQRFEVYARGGRVIESRYVNRSATFVFNIGERFFGSITAYVQGPESENYDFTSALPVQLLVTLAPSLMPMIEPPAGSVGAQRQCVR; encoded by the coding sequence GTGCCCCCGCCCGAGCCGCCGGATGGCCCGGATTCGTCCGGCGATACGCCCCCGCCCGCGCCGCGCAAGCGCCGCCTCAAGTTCTGGCTGATTGGCATCTTGCTGGTGCTGGTGGCAGTGTTGGCCGCCTGGGCCGTGCGCGAAGTGCGCACCTCCCGCCTCCAGGCCCAGATCTTCGCCGAAATCGCCGCCGACCTGAACTTCCGCATGGACAAGGGCGCCAGCCCGTCGATCCGCTTTCCTGCCGCCAGCCCCTACGACACGCGCCTGGGCTATGCCAATATCCCGGCCTACCTGCAAAGGCTCGAGTCGCGCGGCTACCTGATTGAAGCCCAGGCCCGTATCTCGCCCAAGATGGTCGAGATGGCCGACCGCGGCCTGTATGCCACCTACCACGAGAAAACCAAGGTTGGCCTGGAGATCCTCGATTGCCGCGCCCAGCCGCTGTTCGCGTCGCGTTTCCCGGAGCGGTTCTATCACAAGTTCGACGACGCGCCTTCGCTGCTGGTGCAAAGCCTGCTGTTCATCGAAAACCGCGAACTGCTCGACCCAGCCTACCCGCGCCGCAACCCGGCCATCGAATGGGACCGATTCTCGAAGGCGGTGTTCGACAAGACCCTGAGCAGTGTCGGCCTGGGTGGCGCCGGGCGCGTTGCCGGCGGCAGCACGCTGGCGACCCAGATCGAAAAATACCGGCATTCGCCGGAAGGGCGCACCGGCTCGCTCGAAGACAAGCTCATTCAAATGGCCTCGGCCACGCTGCGCGCCTACCAGGACGGCGAAGACACTACCCGGGCGCGGCGCCAGATCGTGCTCGACTACCTCAATACGGTGCCGCTCTCGGCCAAGCCGGGCTATGGCGAAGTCAATGGCATCGGCGATGGCATGTGGGTCTGGTACGGTCGTAATTTCGACCAGCTCAGCCGCATGCTCAAGGGTCCGATGGACACCACCGAGGCCGTCACCGCGTACAAGGAAGCGCTGTCGCTGATGATCGCGCAGCGCCGCCCGGCGTATTACCTGGGCGCGGGCGAGAAGGATCTTGAGACCCTGACCAACAGCCATCTGCGGGTGCTGGCCCAGGCCAATGTGATCTCGCCGCAACTGCGCGATGCCGCGCTGAAGGTCCAGCTGCATCCGGCCCAGGGCTCGGGCGTGGCGGCGCCTGGGGCCGACGCCTTCGTGTCGCGCAAGGCGGCCAACGCGGTGCGCAACCATCTCGGCTACCTGGTGGGCGACTCGCGCCTGTACAACCTCGACCGCCTCGATCTGTCGGTCGTGTCGACCCTGGACTCCCAGGCGCAGGGCGCAGTCACCGAGGCGCTGCGCAAGCTGTCCGACGCCGAGCACGCGAAGGCCGCCGGCCTGACCGGCAAGGGATTGCTCGGCAACGGCGACCCGGCCAAGGTGGTCTACAGCTTCACGCTGATGGAGCGCGGCGAACACGTCAACTACCTGCGCGTGCAGACCGACAACTACGACCAGCCGCTCGACATCAACGAGGGCGCAAAGCTCGACCTTGGCTCCACCGCCAAGCTGCGCACTCTTGTGACCTATCTCGACATCGTCGACCAGCTGCACAAGCGCTTCGCACCGATGGATAGAATCGGCCTGATGGCCGTGGAGCTCGACGCCAAGGACCGCATGTCGCAATGGGCGCTGGAGTATTTCCGCACCCTGCCCGAGGGCGCCGATCGTGGCCTGGCGCCGATGCTGGCAGCGGCCATGGAGCGCAAGTATTCGGCCAATCCGGGTGAATCCTTCTTCACCGGCGGCGGACTGCACACCTTCGGCAACTTCAGCCGGCTCGATAACAGCAAGATCATGACGGTGACCGAGGCCCTGCGCCAGTCGACCAACCTGGTGTTCGTGCGCATGATGCGCGACGTGGTGCGCTATTACATGTTCCAACTGCCGGGTTCCTCGGCCCAGTTGCTGGCCGATGCCGACGATCCGCGCCGGGCCGACTACCTGTCGCGCTTCGCCGACCGCGAGGGCAAGGACTTTTTGGCCAAGTTCTGGAACAAGTACAAGGGCAAGACCCCGGCCGAGATGGAAACGCTGCTGTTCTCGGGCGTGCGCCCGTTGGCCTCGAAGCTGGCCGCGGCGCACCGCACCATCGCGCCCAACGCCACCGAAGCCCAGTTCGCCGAATTCATCGAGAAATCGCTGCCGTCGGCGAACGACATGGATCCGGACCGTATCCCGAAAATGTACCGCATGTACGACCCGCGCAACATGTCGCTGGCCGACCGTGGCTACGTGTCGTCGGTGCACCCGCTCGAGTTGTGGCTGGTGAGCTACCTGCGTACCCACCCGAAGGCCGGCTGGACCGAGGTGACTGGTGCCAGCGTCCAGGAGCGCCAGGAAGTCTATTCATGGCTGTTCAAGACCCACCGCAAGCATGCGCAGGACAAGCGTATCGCCGGCCTGCTCGAAGTCGAAGCCTTCCTGAAGATCCATGCGCAATGGAAGAAAATGGGCTATCCGTTCGACTCGCTGGTGCCGTCCTATGCGACGACGCTGGGAGCCTCGGCCGACCGGCCCAATTCGCTGGCCGAACTGATGGGCATCATCGTCAATGGCGGCGTGCGCAAGCCGGTCGAGCGCATCGATTCACTGCACTTCGCCAAGGACACCCCGTACGAGACCCTGGTAAAACGCGCCAAGGGCGGCGGCAAGGAGCAGGTGCTCGCGCCAGAAGTGGCGCGGGCGGTGGCCGACGCGATCCAGGGCGTGGTGTCGGACGGTACCGCCAAGCGCGTCAAGACCGCGTTCGTGCAGTCCGACGGCAGCATCATTGCGCTGGGCGGCAAGACCGGGACCGGCGACCAGCGCTTCGAAGTCTATGCCCGCGGCGGGCGCGTGATCGAGTCGCGCTATGTCAACCGATCGGCGACCTTCGTCTTCAATATTGGCGAACGCTTCTTCGGCAGCATTACCGCCTATGTACAGGGCCCGGAGTCGGAAAACTACGACTTCACCAGCGCGCTGCCGGTGCAGCTGCTGGTCACCCTGGCGCCTAGCCTGATGCCGATGATCGAGCCGCCCGCGGGCAGCGTGGGCGCCCAGCGACAGTGCGTGCGCTGA
- a CDS encoding CocE/NonD family hydrolase translates to MIRRPLSALALGVLLACGAGVHAAHASAVAAGADAPAQKRSTREHYTKYEYRIPMRDGVKLFTAVYVPKDGTKRYPFLVQRTPYSAGVRAQGQQRYGVDWFPEALSPTPELENSGYIFVTQDVRGRYMSEGAWQEMTPHIKTGRAAGEGQESADMYDTVEWLLKHVPNNNGRVGIWGISYPGFYAAASIIDSHPAIKAASPQAPIADLYMGDDSYHGGAFMLAANFDFYSSFLPMKNPTLPPRSRSGFDYGEADGYDFFLKRLTLPNILASMSAEQRQLLEPTIEHDTYDQFWQARDITRHMKNVKAAVLTVGGWFDAEDPAGPFAIHKAVAKYNPGTPNALVMGPWVHGGWNQSDGARLGNVSFDANTGDYYRREIQFPFFEQHLKGVKPARSLAAVTAFETGTNVWRSYAAWPPAPAKLRTLYFGPNGTLGWQQPGAGSAAYDEYVADPRKPVPYIGYAATGVPREYMVSDQRFAATRPDVLVYQSEVLEEDVTIAGPVVPKLLVSSTGTDADWVVKLIDVYPAQYPTPAVKPGGNDVGPPTVNMGGFQQLVRGNPLRGKFRNSYEKPEPFTPGKQETLSFELGQVNHTFRRGHRIMVQVQSSWFPLVDLNPQTFTYIPKAKPEDFVKATQRVYRGSGLQVPVMPPTL, encoded by the coding sequence ATGATCCGTCGTCCCCTGTCCGCGCTTGCGCTGGGCGTGCTGCTCGCCTGTGGTGCAGGCGTGCATGCCGCGCATGCGTCGGCCGTTGCCGCTGGCGCCGATGCGCCAGCCCAGAAACGCAGCACGCGCGAGCACTACACCAAATACGAATACCGCATCCCGATGCGCGACGGTGTCAAGCTGTTCACTGCGGTGTACGTGCCGAAGGACGGCACAAAACGCTATCCGTTCCTGGTGCAGCGCACGCCGTATAGCGCCGGCGTGCGGGCCCAAGGCCAGCAGCGTTATGGCGTGGACTGGTTCCCCGAGGCGCTCAGCCCGACGCCAGAGCTGGAGAATTCAGGCTACATCTTCGTCACCCAGGACGTGCGCGGACGCTACATGTCGGAAGGCGCCTGGCAGGAGATGACCCCGCACATCAAGACCGGGCGCGCCGCAGGAGAAGGGCAGGAAAGCGCCGACATGTACGACACGGTCGAGTGGCTGCTCAAGCATGTGCCGAACAATAACGGACGGGTCGGGATCTGGGGCATCAGCTATCCGGGCTTTTATGCAGCCGCCAGCATCATCGACTCGCACCCGGCGATCAAGGCCGCCTCGCCGCAGGCGCCGATCGCCGACCTGTACATGGGCGACGATTCGTACCACGGCGGCGCCTTCATGCTGGCTGCGAATTTCGATTTCTATAGCAGCTTTCTGCCGATGAAGAACCCGACCCTGCCGCCCAGGAGCCGTTCCGGCTTCGACTACGGCGAAGCCGACGGTTACGATTTCTTCCTCAAGCGCCTGACCCTGCCGAACATCCTGGCCAGCATGAGCGCCGAGCAGCGCCAGTTGCTGGAGCCGACCATCGAGCACGACACCTACGACCAGTTCTGGCAGGCGCGCGACATCACGCGGCACATGAAGAACGTCAAGGCCGCGGTGCTGACGGTGGGTGGCTGGTTCGATGCCGAGGATCCGGCCGGCCCGTTCGCGATTCACAAGGCGGTCGCGAAATACAATCCGGGCACGCCCAATGCGCTGGTGATGGGCCCCTGGGTGCATGGCGGCTGGAATCAGAGCGATGGCGCGCGCCTGGGCAACGTCTCGTTCGATGCCAACACCGGCGACTACTACCGGCGCGAGATCCAGTTCCCGTTCTTCGAGCAGCACCTCAAGGGCGTCAAGCCGGCCCGCAGCCTGGCCGCCGTGACCGCATTCGAGACTGGCACCAATGTCTGGCGCTCCTATGCGGCCTGGCCGCCGGCGCCGGCGAAGCTGCGCACGCTCTATTTCGGCCCGAACGGCACGCTGGGCTGGCAGCAGCCGGGCGCCGGCAGCGCCGCTTACGACGAGTATGTGGCCGACCCGCGCAAGCCGGTACCCTACATCGGTTACGCGGCCACTGGCGTGCCGCGCGAATACATGGTGTCGGACCAGCGCTTCGCCGCGACCCGTCCGGACGTGCTGGTGTACCAGAGCGAGGTGCTGGAAGAAGACGTGACGATCGCCGGGCCGGTGGTGCCCAAGCTGCTCGTGTCGAGCACCGGCACCGATGCCGACTGGGTGGTCAAGCTGATCGATGTGTATCCGGCCCAGTATCCGACGCCGGCGGTAAAACCGGGCGGCAACGACGTCGGCCCACCCACGGTGAACATGGGCGGCTTCCAGCAGCTGGTGCGCGGCAATCCGCTGCGGGGCAAGTTCCGCAACAGTTATGAGAAACCGGAGCCATTCACGCCCGGCAAGCAGGAAACGCTCAGTTTCGAGCTGGGACAGGTAAACCATACCTTCCGGCGCGGCCACCGGATCATGGTGCAGGTGCAAAGCTCGTGGTTCCCGCTGGTGGACTTGAATCCGCAGACATTCACCTATATCCCGAAGGCCAAACCCGAGGATTTCGTCAAGGCGACGCAGCGGGTGTATCGCGGCTCGGGCTTGCAGGTGCCGGTGATGCCGCCGACCCTATGA
- a CDS encoding rhodanese-like domain-containing protein — protein sequence MSTSDAIFAAARERASGQPYAGAVTPQEAFTLLQHDPRARLVDVRTNAERDWVGRAAVPDSRHVAVQWATYPGGVPNPDFVAQLEAVARKDEVLLFLCRSGVRSRHAARVATEHGFEQSYDILEGFEGERDAEGHRKSVGGWCQAGLPWIGA from the coding sequence ATGAGTACATCCGACGCCATCTTCGCCGCCGCCCGCGAACGCGCCAGCGGCCAGCCCTATGCCGGCGCCGTCACGCCGCAAGAAGCCTTTACCCTGCTCCAGCACGATCCGCGCGCCAGGCTGGTCGACGTGCGCACCAATGCCGAACGCGATTGGGTGGGTCGCGCCGCCGTGCCCGACTCCCGCCATGTGGCGGTGCAGTGGGCCACCTACCCCGGCGGCGTGCCCAATCCCGACTTCGTGGCACAGCTCGAGGCGGTCGCGCGCAAGGACGAGGTGCTGCTGTTCCTGTGCCGCTCGGGCGTGCGGTCGCGCCACGCCGCGCGGGTGGCAACCGAGCACGGCTTTGAACAGTCTTACGACATCCTCGAGGGTTTCGAGGGCGAGCGCGACGCCGAAGGGCACCGCAAGAGCGTAGGCGGCTGGTGCCAGGCCGGGCTGCCATGGATCGGGGCATGA
- the glnA gene encoding type I glutamate--ammonia ligase codes for MAKTAADVVQMIKDNEVKFVDFRFADTRGKEHHVTVPVSHFDEDKFESGHAFDGSSIAGWKGIEASDMLLIPDPLTANIDPFMEETTLFMQCDVIEPSDGKGYDRDPRSIAKRAEAYLKSSGIGDTAYFGPEPEFFIFDSIRWKIDMSGCFVKIDSDEASWSTDKEIEGGNSGHRPTVKGGYFPVPPVDSFQDMRSEMSLILESMGIPVEVHHHEVAGPGQNEIGTKFSTLVERADWTQNMKYVIWNVAHSYGKTATFMPKPINGDNGSGMHVHQSVWKDGKNLFAGDGYAGLSETALFYIGGIIKHARALNAITNPGTNSYKRLVPGYEAPVKLAYSARNRSASIRIPHVANPKGRRIETRFPDPLANVYLCFAALLMAGLDGIQNKIHPGEAATKDLYHLPPEEDKLIPTVCASLEEALEALDKDREFLTRGGVFSDAMIDAYIELKMQEVQRLRMTPHPAEFDMYYSA; via the coding sequence ATGGCAAAGACGGCTGCAGACGTAGTGCAAATGATCAAAGACAACGAAGTCAAGTTCGTTGATTTCCGTTTCGCCGACACCCGCGGCAAAGAGCATCACGTGACCGTTCCTGTCTCGCACTTTGACGAAGACAAGTTCGAATCGGGTCATGCCTTCGACGGTTCGTCGATCGCCGGCTGGAAGGGCATCGAAGCGTCGGACATGCTCTTGATTCCGGACCCGCTCACCGCCAACATCGATCCATTCATGGAAGAGACCACGCTGTTCATGCAGTGCGACGTGATCGAACCGTCCGACGGCAAGGGCTACGACCGCGACCCGCGCTCGATCGCCAAGCGCGCCGAAGCCTACCTGAAGTCTTCGGGCATCGGCGATACCGCCTACTTCGGCCCCGAGCCGGAATTCTTCATCTTCGACTCGATCCGCTGGAAGATCGACATGTCGGGCTGCTTCGTCAAGATCGATTCCGACGAAGCCTCGTGGTCGACCGACAAGGAAATCGAAGGCGGCAACAGCGGTCACCGTCCGACCGTCAAGGGTGGTTATTTCCCGGTCCCGCCGGTCGACAGTTTCCAGGACATGCGCTCGGAAATGTCGCTGATCCTCGAATCGATGGGCATTCCGGTCGAAGTGCACCACCACGAAGTGGCCGGCCCTGGCCAGAATGAAATCGGCACCAAGTTCTCGACCCTGGTCGAGCGCGCCGACTGGACCCAGAACATGAAATACGTGATCTGGAACGTGGCCCACAGCTACGGCAAGACCGCCACCTTCATGCCCAAGCCGATCAATGGCGACAACGGCTCGGGCATGCACGTGCACCAGTCGGTCTGGAAAGACGGCAAGAACCTGTTCGCCGGCGACGGCTATGCCGGCCTGTCGGAAACGGCACTGTTCTACATCGGCGGCATCATCAAGCATGCGCGCGCCCTGAACGCGATCACCAACCCGGGCACCAATTCGTACAAGCGCCTGGTGCCTGGCTATGAAGCACCGGTCAAGCTGGCGTATTCGGCCCGCAACCGTTCGGCGTCGATCCGCATCCCCCACGTGGCGAACCCGAAAGGCCGCCGTATCGAAACCCGCTTCCCGGACCCGCTGGCCAACGTCTACCTGTGCTTCGCGGCGCTGCTGATGGCCGGCCTGGACGGCATCCAGAACAAGATCCACCCGGGCGAAGCGGCGACCAAGGACCTGTACCACCTGCCGCCAGAAGAAGACAAGCTGATTCCGACCGTGTGCGCCTCGCTGGAAGAAGCGCTCGAAGCGCTGGACAAGGACCGCGAGTTCCTGACCCGCGGCGGCGTGTTCAGCGATGCCATGATCGATGCCTACATCGAGCTGAAGATGCAGGAAGTGCAGCGCTTGCGCATGACCCCGCACCCGGCCGAATTCGACATGTACTATTCGGCCTGA
- a CDS encoding DUF4124 domain-containing protein produces the protein MRTTIPVSRRRKLWRTRGLLCAVLAALAPLAAQAQIYRCTDANGNRLYTDVKSGNCQLIDTGPTQRFTPAASAPIPAVSTPSARPGAAAPAPSTTPASFPRVDTAQQRVRDDDRREILNDELRLEEKRLGELRREFNNGEPERQGNERNYAKYQERVASMRAEIGRTESNIAALRREIANIR, from the coding sequence ATGAGAACGACCATTCCTGTTTCTCGGCGCCGCAAGCTGTGGCGTACCCGCGGCCTGCTGTGCGCGGTGCTGGCAGCGCTGGCGCCGCTGGCGGCCCAGGCCCAGATCTACCGTTGCACCGATGCCAACGGCAACCGCCTGTATACCGATGTCAAGAGCGGCAATTGCCAGCTGATCGATACCGGCCCTACCCAGCGCTTCACGCCAGCGGCGTCGGCGCCGATCCCGGCGGTGTCGACGCCGTCCGCACGCCCTGGTGCCGCGGCGCCGGCGCCAAGCACCACCCCGGCCAGCTTCCCGCGCGTCGACACGGCCCAGCAGCGAGTACGCGACGACGACCGCCGCGAGATCCTCAACGACGAGCTGCGCCTGGAAGAAAAGCGGCTGGGCGAGCTGCGCCGCGAATTTAACAATGGCGAGCCCGAACGCCAGGGCAACGAGCGCAACTATGCCAAATACCAGGAGCGCGTGGCCAGCATGCGCGCCGAAATCGGGCGTACCGAAAGCAATATTGCCGCGCTGCGGCGCGAGATCGCCAATATCCGATGA
- the glnL gene encoding nitrogen regulation protein NR(II), with protein sequence MRSRAQAASAPASGLEPPARLAGLDLLASAVLLVGPALEVRYANPAAENLLELSLKSMQRSPLPELFVNGAELAALCIQALAHQYADLRQDLALHRSGREPLHVNSIVSALKEEEGGELLIELRENVQQLKLDREERILDHSQANKELIRNLAHEIKNPLGGIRGAAQLLELELPPLYQPDLSEYTQVIIKEADRLQTLVDRLLAPHRKPHIVGDVNIHEVCERVRSLILAEFPLGLSIRRDYDASIPEFRGDMEQLIQVVLNIAHNAAQALAGRIAAGDAEIVLRTRVARQVTLAKVRYGLALDLHIIDNGPGIAPEIRDRIFYPLVSGREGGSGLGLTLAQTFVQQHLGVIECESRPGLTDFRILLPLP encoded by the coding sequence ATGAGATCGCGAGCCCAGGCGGCGTCGGCGCCGGCATCCGGGCTGGAGCCGCCAGCACGGCTGGCGGGCCTGGACCTGCTGGCATCCGCCGTGCTGCTGGTAGGGCCGGCGCTCGAGGTGCGCTATGCCAACCCGGCAGCCGAGAACCTGCTCGAACTGTCGCTCAAATCCATGCAGCGCAGCCCGCTGCCCGAGCTGTTCGTCAATGGCGCCGAACTGGCTGCCCTGTGCATCCAGGCGCTTGCCCACCAGTATGCCGACCTGCGCCAGGACCTGGCCCTGCACCGTAGCGGGCGCGAGCCGCTGCACGTCAACAGCATCGTCAGCGCCCTGAAAGAAGAAGAGGGCGGCGAACTGCTGATCGAGCTGCGCGAGAACGTCCAGCAGCTCAAGCTCGACCGCGAGGAACGCATCCTCGACCACAGCCAGGCCAACAAGGAATTGATCCGCAACCTGGCGCACGAGATCAAGAACCCGCTGGGCGGCATCCGCGGCGCGGCCCAGCTGCTCGAACTCGAGCTGCCGCCGCTCTACCAGCCCGACTTGTCCGAATATACCCAGGTGATCATCAAGGAGGCCGACCGCCTGCAGACCCTGGTGGACCGCCTGCTGGCGCCGCACCGGAAACCCCATATCGTGGGCGACGTCAACATCCACGAAGTGTGCGAACGGGTGCGCAGCCTGATCCTGGCCGAGTTTCCGCTGGGCCTGTCGATCCGGCGCGACTACGATGCCTCGATTCCCGAGTTCAGGGGCGACATGGAACAGCTGATCCAGGTGGTGCTGAACATCGCCCACAACGCCGCCCAGGCGCTGGCCGGGCGCATCGCGGCCGGCGACGCCGAGATCGTCCTGCGCACCCGCGTGGCGCGCCAGGTCACCCTGGCCAAGGTGCGCTACGGGCTGGCATTAGACTTGCATATCATCGACAATGGACCGGGTATCGCGCCCGAGATCCGCGACCGCATTTTCTATCCGCTGGTATCGGGACGGGAGGGCGGCAGCGGCCTCGGGCTGACACTGGCGCAGACCTTCGTGCAACAGCACCTGGGCGTGATCGAGTGCGAAAGCCGGCCTGGACTGACGGATTTCCGGATATTGCTGCCCCTGCCTTGA
- the ntrC gene encoding nitrogen regulation protein NR(I), producing MKPIWIVDDDASIRWVLEKALARDNLATRSFANAREAMAAFELETPQVLVSDIRMPGESGIDLLAAVKARHPGLPVIIITAFSDLDSAVASFQGGAFDYLAKPFDIDKAVSLIRRALEESLREASVEAAPAETPEILGHAPAMQEVFRAIGRLSQSNVTVLITGESGTGKELVARALHKHSPRAQQPFIALNTAAIPKDLLESELFGHERGAFTGAQAMRRGRFEQAENGTLFLDEIGDMPFDLQTRLLRVLSDAHFYRVGGHQPVKANVRVIAATHQNLEQRVRDGLFREDLYHRLNVIRLRLPSLRERSDDIPLLVRHFLVQSAHQLGVEPKRMSEPAMRYLAGLALPGNVRQLENLCNWITVMAPGQTVEVKDLPRDLTQGHPAPAALPDAALPGAAGTPSAVVAPEAAAVAAHDWIGLLEQQAAAMLGAGQMDVMDTLAREFESALIKTALKHTHGRKNDAAVRLGIGRNTITRKIVELGIDGAREE from the coding sequence ATGAAACCAATCTGGATTGTCGACGACGATGCATCGATCCGCTGGGTGCTCGAAAAAGCCCTGGCGCGTGACAACCTCGCGACCCGCAGCTTCGCCAACGCGCGCGAGGCCATGGCCGCGTTCGAGCTTGAAACACCGCAGGTGCTGGTATCGGACATCCGCATGCCGGGCGAATCGGGCATCGACCTGCTGGCGGCGGTCAAGGCGCGCCATCCCGGGCTGCCAGTCATTATCATCACCGCTTTTTCCGACCTCGATTCGGCGGTCGCCTCGTTCCAGGGCGGCGCGTTCGACTACCTGGCCAAGCCCTTCGATATCGACAAGGCCGTCAGCCTGATCCGCCGGGCGCTCGAAGAAAGCCTGCGCGAAGCCAGCGTCGAGGCGGCGCCGGCCGAAACGCCCGAGATCCTCGGCCACGCGCCGGCGATGCAAGAGGTGTTCCGCGCCATCGGCCGCCTGTCGCAATCGAACGTGACGGTGTTGATTACCGGCGAATCCGGTACCGGCAAGGAGCTCGTGGCCCGCGCCCTGCACAAGCACAGCCCACGCGCGCAGCAACCCTTCATTGCGCTGAACACGGCGGCAATCCCGAAAGACCTGCTCGAATCGGAACTGTTCGGCCACGAACGTGGCGCGTTTACCGGCGCGCAGGCGATGCGGCGCGGTCGCTTCGAGCAGGCCGAGAACGGCACCCTGTTCCTGGACGAGATCGGCGACATGCCATTCGATCTCCAGACGCGGTTGTTGCGGGTGCTGTCCGACGCCCATTTCTACCGGGTCGGCGGGCACCAGCCGGTCAAGGCCAACGTGCGCGTGATCGCGGCTACGCACCAGAACCTGGAGCAGCGCGTGCGCGACGGCCTGTTCCGCGAAGACCTGTATCACCGCCTGAACGTGATCCGCCTGCGCTTGCCGTCGCTGCGCGAACGCAGTGACGACATTCCACTGCTGGTGCGCCACTTTCTGGTGCAGAGCGCGCACCAGTTGGGCGTCGAGCCCAAGCGCATGAGCGAGCCGGCCATGCGCTACCTGGCCGGGCTCGCATTACCGGGCAACGTGCGCCAGCTGGAAAACCTGTGCAACTGGATCACCGTGATGGCGCCCGGCCAGACGGTCGAGGTCAAGGACCTGCCGCGTGACCTGACCCAGGGCCATCCGGCCCCGGCGGCGCTGCCCGATGCGGCGCTGCCGGGTGCGGCCGGCACGCCGTCTGCCGTCGTCGCGCCAGAAGCTGCCGCAGTGGCGGCGCACGACTGGATCGGCCTGCTCGAACAGCAGGCCGCCGCCATGCTCGGCGCCGGCCAGATGGACGTGATGGATACCCTCGCGCGCGAGTTCGAATCGGCCCTGATCAAGACCGCGCTCAAGCACACGCACGGGCGCAAGAACGATGCCGCGGTAAGGCTCGGAATCGGCCGCAATACGATCACGCGCAAGATCGTGGAGCTGGGCATCGACGGCGCCCGCGAGGAATAA